TCTAATGTGTAttactatttaaataatatatatgtgtatataaatgTGTGTGTGGGTGTGAAGATGCTCGATTACGATTACAAGTAGAGACACTtgtcctctcttttttttgccTTTTAATGTTTtgctctctcctcctcctcaaaACCCAACTTCTGATAACTAAAATTTTCACAGGATAGCAATTCATATTCTCTGTATCTTCCCTAATTAAGTTTCGATTATCTAGCTAGGGTTGATGTGAGATTTGTATATCTAGATGGATCTATTTATATGTTGGTTTTGAGAGGCTGAAGCTGCCAGCATGATCTGGTAATCGCTATATACgacatatatacatacatatgcTAATCTACTTCCACATATATCAATGTATCTCTCAAGTTAATATAATCTTAGTGTTcaaaaatgtgttttctaaatcttttagcaaaaaaaaaaaatgtgtgtttCTCCTCTTTTTCAAAATGAGTGATGTTTCtgttttaactaaaaaaaaaatatttctcatatatatattcatggATGCATgcatgtatgtgtgtgtgtgtaagtgTATAGAGATAGTGGTACCAGATCATCCTGCGGCCTCATTCACTCAAATCACCAACAATGAACTTAAGCTTCATGAGAAAACGATTCCAGTTGACTTTTACGACTTCCCTCTGTTATCATTGGAGGTAACAATACATTTGCTTATCTATTTCTACTTCCTTGTAAATCCAgcaattcattcttttttttttctgacgaACGTTTTCAATCATTCATGCTTATTGTATTACATCTTGATTCTGGAAATTATACGGATATATGTAtctaattttatatgatatatataagtatatatatatacgcacATAGTCATATACGATTTAGGTactgtttatatatatgatcatgTCCACGAGCTCATGTTTGTTTGGTAGGAACGCGTTAACATGTGACTATGTGTTTCCTTTGCCAAGACTTATGTCAAGctctataattttatattcatataataaatCTAGTAATAATAAAGAAGAAGGTGTATTAGTTTGGTGACAAGACTCatcttattaataatttatatgattcCGGACTCAGAAAAATACGAATggcaaattttttattttttaagaagtaaaaaacaaaaagttgttttgattCTACTTAACAATGTTTAAAACACTGGCAATTAAGTGTGTATTGTTCATTCAATATACGTATGATGCTTCTCACTCTTATCATATCTAATTATTCAACACGTTACTACAATAATTCAAACAATAGGAAAGTTTGCtacaatattttgatttaagcaTTGTGTTTGCTATGCAATGAGAACTAATAGAGCAAACTTGCTTGGACGTATTAATCTGGAGCTTATTTTGAAATAGAGTTTTGGGTCTTATAGTCCCCTACATCTAATAAGATAGAAATGATCATTATACTTGGTTCCAGAAACACCTAAGAACAATCTTGCACactattactattttctttattctttcttcTTTGGCACTTGGTTGATCTTTGTATATTGGACCAACGGAAATCAAGTCTACAATATCATGTACCATTGACTTCGGATCAAGCCTTCTATCATATAGGTTGTCACATACGTAACCGATGGTTGGTATAGGTTCTCTGCGTTGATCAGCACGAGAACAGCTCGCCAACTCCAGCTTTTGTTTCCAAGATCTTTCATTTGGAGCTGGAGAACACATGATTGATGGATTGTATTAAGATCATGCATATTATTTTTCCTTAATTATAGATGCATCCTTTATATCTTTTGTTCATTCGTAAGGAATAGTGGTCTGTAGAGACAATAAGTACTACGCCCTTCCGCTTCCTTTATAGTATGTTTTATAACTTTTTCTAAATTATCTATGCAAACTGAACTCATTTTTAATGAATCTTTGTAGTATGCAGCAGTCTTTTCTATTGattgtattattttttagttattaattcACTGCATAAAGTTTAATACGTATGGCTTCATAATTTCAACCCTTTTAACCAAAAAGtcttaataaaaacatatgCAGTTGTTTAATAGAAGAACACTATTTTAAtcgaaaaaaaagaagaacactATAAGAACATTGTAATTTGTAACAATAGTAGACGGACACTACTTGCAGTTTATGGAAAATGATGTTGGTTTGAGCTACATTTTGGACTTTTTGGACTTTTAATACCAAGATTTCTAACggaagaatttttttgttgtatcttattaaatattaattaacaattacAGAAGTAAGAGAAGTGAAAACTACTATATTCAACAAAGTCATCCACGACAAACAATAATTTTTCGACGAATTAATGGCAAGAAATGTGAGTGTATTACTTTTTCCTTTGGAACGCGTGAGTGTATTACATAgaatataattaattagttaatcaaacaaataaaatcataaCGTGATCAGTCACTTAGTAAAACTTTGTTGCTCTAAAGCAATGGTAAGTAAGTAGTCACATCGGTTAAAGGTAACCACTTTTCTTATAGAACCTTGGAAAAATAACCTTTTGCACACTTTATATGTTGATTAAGCTGCCTAACCACCACATGTAATTGCCttcaaataataattaaaaatagtgATGGAAATCAAAGTGATATACTATTATGGACAACTCTCCTAGATAAATCTTTtcaagtttttatcacaaaaatgattcttaagaaagaaaatgacaaaaatatttcatttaatagtTAAAAGATCTTTAtatcttagatatataaatctaaataaaaaaaatcagaaaatttctttttatagtttcgaattatatgtttttaaattaattttttataattttctttttttcaaaaaaattctcttcaaatttttggttttgaaattcaaaaatgttttttgaaactatttataaaattttattttcatattttaatatttattttatattttataaaattttaaacctcaATTCCAAAATTCCATCCtttaactctaaaccttaaGATCTAGATTAATTAATCTTAaagatataaatgtatatttatttctttaatgACATATTTTGATCTTTATAGGTtatatttgtgataaaaatatatttttaagagtATCCTATGGTATTTCTCTACtattattttagagattttCCGAACAATTATTTTGCTTTTCTACTAATATTAAAACAAACCATTATTTTGTTAACATGATCAATTGTGCTTATTTAGCTTATAGAAGATAATACTACATCGcattaatttacaaatttgttAGATGGATTGGATTCAACTCTTTGCTTGTAGAGTTACTAAGGGCTCACTCATCTTACCTATCTCATAAACGGATGGGTTTAATGTGGCATAATGAATGAGATGTAGGTTTTAGATTATAGAATGTAAACTTGTGGATTCGGCTCCAACAGATCAAATTTTGGTTAGTTAGTTTTCTAAAATTCTGTCGAATTTAaccaatttttttggtttcgctaaattttgtttagtttggTTACGAATTTGTATAGTTTTGAATTAGTTTGGTCAAATTCAGTTAGTTAGATCCCTTTCAGTTTCAGTGCAGAGTTTTAGTTTGggtttaattattattttaaatcaaaatgaATCAGCCGACTGCTGGACTTAACTAGAAGTGTCAAAATAAGTTAGTTCGTTCAACTTATCTCAGCTCATAGTGAACTCAGATCTTTCATGAGTtagctcagctcagctcattTATCATATGAGCTTCAATATATAAACTCGAACTCATATCATCAATGAGCTAACTCGTGATctgatataaaataataataaaaaataaaaaatgacaaaataacttctataattaaattaaaaacataaatattaaatactaaataaaaaccaacacatgacaaaaaaaaatccaacacctaaaataaattaaattaaagtaaACCAATGGTCCAAATCCCTATTCTTTGTGATAGTCTTCATCTTAGATATCTTCTTTAGTTTaagaagataaatatgattaatatataaattatttcttaagaagatttggtttaacattttaattttagaagatgaatatgataaatatagaaattatcCATTTTTacataagaaaaatagaagttatcaaaaataatatatatatatatatatatagttgtaaGTATAAAAATGAACAAGCTCATGTTCATTAAACATCGTTCATATAACTCGTGATCTAATTTAGGCTCGATCAATAagctcatttattaaatgagcctAAAATATAGGGATCATACTCACGGAAATTTAAGCTGAGCTGAGCTAGCTCATGAGATataactcattttgacacctCTAGTCTGAaccaaaataataatcaaaatgtTACTAAAACCAGACTTATAtaccaaaatcaatttttttttatttgggtcAAAATCAAAGGTGTAAAATCATCTccaatagtttattttttttcttcaaattagAATAATTCTATATTAGAGTTTGATTCTATTTCAATGGTATTTTCAGAgtgatgttttaaaatatataatatttaagatCAGTGGCATGAAATGGTAATTATTGAAGAAAACTTAGGACTAAATACAAgatgtacttctattttaatagattagataatatTTAAGATCAGTGACATGAAATGGTAATTATTGAAGAAAACTTAGGACTAAATACAAgatgtatttctattttaatagattagataatatTTAAGATCAGTGGCATGAGATGGTAATTATTGAAGAAAACTTATGACTAAATACAAGAtatacttctgttttaatagattagatttgaaaaaaaaaaactaaaactaaaatttgatgAATCCCCTAATACAATAAGCGCCACTTTGCGTTGACTGAGCACAAAATGGATGCTAATAAGTGGGCTtgattctaataataaagaaatATGGGCTCACAAAACAAAAGCCCAAACCGAACTAATgacatgaaaataaaaatgagttGGGAGAGAGAGCAATGAGACGGAAGATTGAAAAAGCAGAAATGAGATGAGATCTTCTTGCGATCGGTTGCAGGAAGCATTGTTGCAGTGCCATCGCCGGATGCCGGAAGGACCAGCGCGGAGGTCCGGTTGCAGACATCTGAACAAAGCGTTGGCGGAGTGCGTAGTGGGGGAGGCTTGTCCTGAGGAATACGAGGCGGTGAGGTCGTTTTGCTCGAGCGGGGGAACCAGCCTGAAGCGGAAACAGTGCGAGGAGGCTCAGTTCTCCCTTTCTCTCTGTCTTTCTCGCCATCAGCGAGACTTTGAGCAGCAGCGTTGAAGAGACTTGGCATTGTTGCTGCTCTCCTCGAAAGCTTCGTGTAATTTGCGAATTAGGGTTTGTGATTTTGAATTCTGGTTCTTGCATGATCGTTAGATAATTGATCAAGTAATGGTGCTGAGAGAAGCTTTTGCCATATCCAAAAGGTAGAATTTTGGAATTAGACGAAGAGAGGATTTGGATCAAGGTTGAATTGGGTTGATGTAATCTGCAACCCTGAATCACAGTATTCAGTTGTGTAATTGGATGTTGCTTCTGATGAATttgtattaattataatttgagGACATTGCTGCTTCTGTTTTGTGTAAAGACGTTAGAATCAAACGATCTCAACAGGTCTATTGTTTACTGTAATACTTAATGTTCTCCATTGTTGTGAGAGGATGAAGGAGAAACATCACAGTATCCTTATGTTTTAGTATTTTGATTCCTCATGTCGTATTTTAGATTTTACACTACAAATTTTCAATCTTTTGTAATTGTTTCAGATAAACATTATTTTTTGCTCTTTGTATCAGCTTTTTTgtttacacttttttttttatcgactGGCCAACTTCATTAAATCAAGTGGTCGTTAGACGAGTCGGTTTTCCGACTGATCTATGTGGGTAAAAATATAGTTTCTACTTCTTGCCTCCTTAGCTAAAGCGTCTGTCCGTTGACACTTATCTCTATGTCCATCCACTCAGTCGGCCACGTTGATACAATACAAATAAAGCTAAAAAAGCCACAAAATAGAATTCGATTTTCGAGTGACGAGAAGCAAAAGAGAGAAATGGGAAGGTCACTAATTTTCTCGGGAAGCATGTCGATGAGAATCACTCCCTTGCCCAGATCATCATCTCTCCCTCTGACCAACCCATTTTCATTCCGGACACTAGTAACAAGAAATTTCGGACATGGGTTGTGTTCGAGGATTTCGTCGTCTAACATCTTCAAGTCAACCACCACGACGACGACTCTCCGGACAAAAGCTGTTGTGTCTAATGAAGTTTCTGATCAGAAGCATTATCCTAGAATCGGCGCTAAAACCACCGGACCTATATCGCCGGCGCATCTCCTCCAAGTCGTCGAAGCCGCCGCTAAAACCGGCGCAGAGGTTCAAATTTCATCTCTTTTACACTAAAATTATcctaatttattgttttattggaggattgattttgaaaaattaaaccTTTAATAAagagagttaaaaaaaatacaaactttacTTATTTTGTTTGGCAGGTGGTAATGGAAGCTGTAAACAAGCCAAGGAATATCACTTATAAAGGCCTTAGTGACTTGGTAACTGAGTAAGTACTAGTTTACAATAAAGCGTATAATCTGTGCTTGTTTGAGGTTCTATCTTATGTTTTATCTGAAGCATTGAAAGTGTTTAGTAGTatctcctgtttttttttttttgacagtaCTGATAAAGCAAGCGAGGCTGCTATTTTGGAGGTAGTTAAAAAGAATTTCAGTGATCATCTTATCCTTGGTGAGGAAGGAGGTATTATCGGCGATTCTTCTTCTGATTACCTCTGGTGCATCGATCCTCTAGGTTTTTTCTCTCATTGCTTTCTCTTCATgttatgcgttttgatttaaAGTGAGAATTGAGTAAGGATCTCTCTTCCTTTTATATGCAATAAATAGATGGAACAACCAATTTTGCTCATGGATATCCCAGTTTTGCTGTCTCTGTTGGTGTTCTCTATCGTGGCAATCCCGCTGCTGCTTCTGTGGTAAATCTCAATACATTTGCACAAACTAACTCTCTGTTGATGCTTTGGTTTTAAGTCAAAACAAACAAGTCTTCATGATGGATGTAGGTTGAGTTTGTTGGTGGTCCAATGTGCTGGAACACTCGAACTTTTACTGCTACTGCAGGTACATTGTGACAACTTCttcttttatgtttcttatcTTCATTACCTTCTTTATTTAAGATTTGTCTTAACTTTTTTTAGGCGGTGGAGCTTTGTGTAACGGGCAGAAAATCCATGTCAGTAACACCGATGCTGTAAGTAACCCTAATCCGAAAACCAGTTTAGTTTCGGAGGTTGTTGGTGTTTTCTTACTTGTTGGCTGGTTTTGAGTGTAGGTGGAGAGAGCACTTCTTATCACAGGGTTTGGATACGAACATGATGATGCGTGGAGTACTAACATGGAGCTGTTCAAAGAGTTCACCGATGTGAGCCGAGGAGTGCGAAGGCTCGGTGCTGCGGCAGTTGACATGTGTCACGTCGCTCTCGGGATTGCCGAATCTTACTGGGAGTACCGTTTAAAGCCATGGGACATGGCTGCTGGTGTTCTTGTAATATATCCTTCTTCTTCCCAAACCTTACTACTAATGTTGTTAAAGCTTGTTGAATCTATCCAtgtctgaaatttttgaaacacAGATAGTTGAGGAAGCTGGAGGAGCTG
The Raphanus sativus cultivar WK10039 chromosome 1, ASM80110v3, whole genome shotgun sequence DNA segment above includes these coding regions:
- the LOC108862873 gene encoding uncharacterized protein LOC108862873 is translated as MRSSCDRLQEALLQCHRRMPEGPARRSGCRHLNKALAECVVGEACPEEYEAVRSFCSSGGTSLKRKQCEEAQFSLSLCLSRHQRDFEQQR
- the LOC108862871 gene encoding phosphatase IMPL1, chloroplastic, whose translation is MSIHSVGHVDTIQIKLKKPQNRIRFSSDEKQKREMGRSLIFSGSMSMRITPLPRSSSLPLTNPFSFRTLVTRNFGHGLCSRISSSNIFKSTTTTTTLRTKAVVSNEVSDQKHYPRIGAKTTGPISPAHLLQVVEAAAKTGAEVVMEAVNKPRNITYKGLSDLVTDTDKASEAAILEVVKKNFSDHLILGEEGGIIGDSSSDYLWCIDPLDGTTNFAHGYPSFAVSVGVLYRGNPAAASVVEFVGGPMCWNTRTFTATAGGGALCNGQKIHVSNTDAVERALLITGFGYEHDDAWSTNMELFKEFTDVSRGVRRLGAAAVDMCHVALGIAESYWEYRLKPWDMAAGVLIVEEAGGAVTRMDGGKFTVFDRSVLVSNGLLHSKLLDRIAPATENLKTKGIDFSLWFKPQDYHTEL